The Gehongia tenuis sequence GCCCGGGAGGACGGGATTGAAGCTATGCGGGACCCGGCCCATGTGCGCAACCTGAGCGGGGAGGAGCTGACGGCGCTTTTTACCGCTCACGGTCTTTGTGTAAAGCTCTACGAAAAGACGGAGATCCCCGTATCCTTGAACAGCTGGCTGGAATTGACGAAAACGCCGGCCCCTGTCCGGGAGCGGATTAAAGACCTTCTCAGGGCCGAATTGGGCGGCGGCGAAAAAACAGGCTTTGCACCTTACTGGAAAGGCAGCGAGATTTTTTTCCGGCAGCGGTGGATTTTGATTCTGGGCATTAAACCCCTTTAGGGGAAAGAAAAAAGGACCTATCGGAAGATAGGTCCTTGCTGTTTTCAGGTGGTGCCCTCGAGGCCGGACTCGGGCAGGACGCCGTTTGCGCCCTCCGGCGGGGTCATGCCTTCCGGCATCTCCGGCAATGTGCCGTCCTCCGGCAAAGCACCTTCCGGCATCTCGGGCATGGCGCCCCCGCCGAATCCGCCCTGCCTGCCGCCGCCCATGCCGCCTCCGGGCATCTGCGGGATTGCATTGCCGCCCATACCGCCGCCCGCCGCCGAGCCATCGCTGGAGATGGAGGTAACGGCGCCGGACAGGGTGAGGGAGGTGAGTTCCCTATCCCCGGCATAGAGGGTATAAGTTCCGCCATCCTCCATTTCCGGTGCGCTGATAATCACCGAACGGTAGACCTTTTCCGGCGTGAAGGATGCGATCTCTTCGGAGCCGCAGGTGAGGCGGATGGGGGTACCCGCCGCCTGATTTTCGGTGTAGGTCACCATGAGCACGGGCTGGGCGGAATCGGCGCCCGGCGCCTGCACCATGCCCGCGCTGCCCGCCGCGATAAGAATGCCGCCGCTCACGGTGCAGGCGCCCGCATAGTCCAGCGCTCCATTGCCGTCATCGGTGGGGCCCTCCACCAGCACCGTGCCGCCCTCGAAGTACAGGCCGCCGTTGGAATCGATGCCGTCGCCGGAGGCGTCGATGCACAGCTCGCCGCCGGCGATGCGGATGAAGTTGTTATCATTGGAGGCAAAGGAATTTTGGCCCATGCGGTTCTCATCGGCCGTGTCGCTGCCGCCGGCGGAATTGAGACCGTCGTCCCGGGCCGTGATATCCATCGTTCCGCCAAGGATGGTGAGCGTGCAGCCCTCCAGCCCCTCGTAGCTTTGGGTGAGCGTCAGCTCGCCGCCCTTGATAATGAGATCCCCGTCGGCGTGAACGCCGTCATCGCCGCTGGCCAGGGTATAGGCGCCGCCGGAGAGGGTGACGTTCCCGTTGCAGTGCAGGCAGTCGTCAGAAGTGTCAAGGGCGAAGGTGCCGCCGGTGATGAGAAGGGCTGTTCCGGCCTTGAGGCCTTTGGCGCTGTCCGAGGCGCCGTCCTCCGTTTCCGCCCCGTCAGCTTCGCCCCACCTGCCCCATTCGGCCCGGGGATCGCCATTGGCATCGGTGCTGGCATTGGCACTGCCGCCGCCGGTGATGAAGGTGAAATCGCCGCCGCTCACCTGGAGCTGGGTCTCGGCCTGCACGGCGTCATGATCGGCGGTGATGGAGAAGCTGCCGCCTTCCAGGCTGATCCAGCCCTTTTCGCCATCCTCGTTGTTGTTCGATTTGATGCCGTCATTTCCGCAGGTGATGTCAAAGATGCCTCCCGTGATGATCACACCGTCCCGGCCCCGCAGGCCGTCGCCCGCCGCGGTGATGGCGTAGGTGCCGCCGGTGATGACGAGGTCGTCCTTCGTGCCGATGCCGTTGCCGAAACTGCCCGTCACGGTGAGGCTGCCGCTGCCGTTCAGCGTGAGATCGTCCTTGCTGAAAAGACAGGCGTCCGGTTCATCCTCGCCTTCGGCATAAGCGTAGCTCTCGCCGTCGGTCAGCACGTTTTCTGTGCCTTCCGCCAGGGTGACGATGAGTTTATCCGCCTTTTTGCAGTAGATGGGCGCACTGGTGGAGCAGCCGATGCGTACGCCGCTGAGAACAAGGCGCACCGTGTCCTCGCTGCCCGCGTCGACGATGATCTGTCCGTCATCCAGGGTGCCGCTTAAGATGTAGATGCCGGAAACTCCGATGGTGACGGTGCTGCCCGACACGGCAACGCCAACGGCGTCGGTTTTTGCGGAACCGCCCTCAAGGATGATGGACGCGCCGCCATCGTAACTGGCGTCGAGATCCTCCCCATCCGCGGCCGCAGCAAGGACGGCGACCTCCGTCACGCCGTCGGTGGATTGTACGCTTTGGCCGGCGCCGGAGGATGCGCCGGCCGTTCCGCCGCTGGCACCGGTGCCGCCTGTGGCGCCGGGGGAGGCGGCGTCCCCGCTGCAGCCGCTAAGGACCAGCGCTCCGGATAGAATGAGAGCCAAAGCTCCATATCGAAGTTTCATATTTACCTCCTATAATTCATCCCGGTTTACGGGGGCACGGCCGCAGGCAATGTTGAGATTGCCGTTGCGGCACCTGATTTCGTCGATGAATTCCTTTTCAATGCCCTCTTTCCTGAGGGTGATGTGGTAACTGAGCTCATACAGGCTGCCCATGCTGGTGGTGCGCACCCGGATGAGTTCGGCGCTCTTGGTATACTTTTCGAACAGATCATCGAAAATTCCTGTATAATCAAGATTTTCGGGGATCGTTATTTTGAGCTCCTTCTCCCGCCTGCGGGGTTCGCCGAAGCGGATGCTCACCAGAAGCACCGTCATCAGTCCCACGATGACGAGGAACAAGAAGGCGATGCCAAGGTATCCCATGCCGGTGGCGAGCCCCACGGCCATGGCAAAGAAGATGCTGCCGATCTCCCGGGCGCTGCCGGGCACCGAGCGGAAGCGCACCAGGCTGAAGGCGCCCATCACCGCAATGCCGGTGCCAAGGTTGCCGTTCACCAGCATGATGACGATCTGCACCATGGCCGGGAGAAGAGCAAGGGTGATCACGAAGTTCTTGCTGTACACGTTTTTGTACATGTAGATAAGGGCGATCCCGACGCCAAGAACGAGGGAAGCTAGGATGCACAAAAGGAGGCTGGGCAGGGTGACGGACGTGGCGGCGGTGTTGTTCAGGATGCTGTTAAGCACAGCGAATCGCTCCCTTCACGAATAAGAAATTTTTGGTAGCAGGTTCCATACTTGGAGAAGGAGGTGGGGAAGATGGCAAGATCCGTCAGGATGTGGTTCAGCCAAAGGGGCATGCTGCCCGGAATCTTGATCTCCATGAGCACCTGGTCCTTTTGGAGCACCGGGCTTCCCCAATCCCCCCGGGCAAGATCCAGCTGGGAGGCGCGAAAGCGGATGTCATGGTCGAAGGTGATACGAAGATTGGGATCGCTGCTGCCCAGATAGGCAATGCGGTCGTAAGCGATGTAGGCTCTTGGGTAGGGCCGGTAGCGCGCCATGAACCAATCAATCTCCCGCATGACCTGTCCGCCCCCGGCCGGATGGAGGCCATAGGCCAGATAGCCCTCCAGCTCCCGAAGGGTAAGGGGTGCCCGTCTTTTGTAGACGATCTTCTTAAACTTTTTCTTGATTTCAAGAAACACCCGGTCGTCCGGGCCGGGCACGCCATAGCTTCGGAGCCGAAGCTTTTCCTTATAGACGGGCTTTTCGATGGAGGTCCGGATGAGGTCAAATCCATCGGTGTCGAAGTAGAGATTGCAGATGGCGTGCAGACCGAATTCGTCCGCCGTCATCGCGGGGGAGATGGCTTTGACGAGGGCGCGGTGCTGGGCCGTGCTGATCAGATACTTTTTCTCGTAGCGTTTAAAGACATACAGGTCGGACATACTTACCTCCAAAAAAACAGGTTTGATCACGGTATTAGCATAGCGCACTCGCCTTAAAATAGTCTGAAAACGCCCTTTCAGACTATTTTCAGATTGAACTGCTAGAATGTGGACGTAGGTTCTGTTATGATAAAAAAGAGGTGATTTTTTGTGCGGGTGCTGATCGTGGAGGATGAGGTCCGGCTGGCCGATGCGCTAAGCCAGATCATGAGTGAACAAAAGTATGCGGTGGACACGGTTTACAATGGAACGGACGGACTGGACTATGGCCTTGGCGGCCAGTACGATGTGATCGTGCTGGATGTGATGCTGCCGGGGAAGGACGGCTTTGCTGTTGTGCGCGCCCTTCGGGAGGCGCAGGTGGCCACGCCCGTTTTGCTGCTCACCGCCAAGGATGAGACCACCGACAAGGTGGCGGGATTGGACTGCGGCGCCGATGACTACATGACCAAGCCCTTTGCGCCGGAGGAGCTGCTCGCCCGCATCCGGGCCCTCTCAAGGCGTCAGGGGGAGGTGGCGCTGGAGAAGCTCCAGTTTGACGACCTCACCTTGAACCTGTCCACCTACGCCCTGGAGCGGGCGGGACGGTCGGTGCACCTTGGCTTCAAGGAATTTGAGGTGCTGAGGATCCTCATGCTGAACCCCTCGAAGGTGGTTCCAAAGGAGGAGCTCATCACCAAGGTGTGGGGCATGGAGTCCGGAGCCGAGGACAACAATGTGGAAGCCTACATCTCCTTTCTGCGCAAAAAGTTTTTCTTTTTGGGATCTCGGGTGGGAATCGGTACGGTGCGCAAGGTGGGTTACCGGCTGGAGGCGGAAGATGATTCATAAGCTGAGGCGGAAATTTGTGCTGATCAACATGGCGCTGGTCACGCTGGTGCTCGTCATCGTCTTTGCCGTGCTGTGCTTTTCCAGCTATCAGCGGCTGGAAAAGGAGAGCTGTGACGCCATGGAGCGGGTTCTGCTCTTTGGGGGGACGCCGCCCAAGATGGAGCTTGGCAACCGCAAGCCCGATGATTTTTTGACCAGGGTCCCGGTTTTTTGGGCGGTAACCGATGGGGAAGGAACCTTTCTGGCCTCCGGGGGGGACAATGTGGAAGTGGACGAGGAGATAGCAAGGAAAGCGGCAAAGGCCGCTTTGGACGGCGGCGAGGACGAAGGAATCCTGTGGGGCATGAGGCTGCGCTACATGGTGCAGGAGAACGGCTCCCTCAAACGGATCGCCTTTGCGGACATGGAGGATGAGCTGGAGTCGCTGGCCAGCCTCATCGGCACGTCGCTGCTCGTGGGCCTTGGCGGACTCGCGGCGTTCTTTTTCATCAGCCTATTCTTGTCCAACCTGGCTCTCCGGCCGGTGCAAAGGGCCTGGGAGCAGCAGCGTCAGTTCGTGGCGGATGCGTCCCATGAGCTCAAAACGCCGCTGACGGTGATTCTGGCAAACACGGACATTCTCATGGCCCATCGGGAGGATACGGTGGAGCGGCAGATCAAATGGGTGGAAAACACAAAGGAGGAAGCCAGGCGCATGAAGACGCTGGTGGACGATATGCTCTTTTTGGCCAAGTCCGACGCCAAAAGACCGACGGAGATCGGCGGCACCATCTCCCTCAGCGACACGGTGTGGAGCGCCCTGCTGCCTTTTGAATCGGTGGCCTATGAGGAGGGGGTGGAGCTTATGAGCGATATTGGCGGGCGGGTCATGTGCGCCGGGGACGAGAATCAGCTCCGCCAGCTGACGGCCATCCTGCTTGATAACGCACTCAAATATGCGGGCAGAGGCGGAAAGGTTTGGGTGAGCCTGCGCCGGGACGGGGAGCGGGCCCGGCTCACGGTGACGAATACCGGAGCGGAGATCGCGCCGGAGCATCTTGAGCACGTCTTTGAACGCTTCTACCGGGAGGACTCCTCCAGGGCCCGGGCGAAGGGCGGCTACGGACTCGGGCTTGCCATCGCCAAAAGGATCGTGGACAATCACCGGGGCCGGATTTGGGCGGAGAGCGGAGAGGGACGCACCACCTTCACGGTGCTCGTTTAAAGCGGACGACGGATCAAAGGAAAGGGGATTTTAGACATGGACGAATTTCGCATCAGCGCTACCGGCGTATCCATCAATTACATGCCCCAGTATCTGGCGGAGGAACTGGGCTATTTCCGGGACGTGGACCTTTCGGTATCGAGCTACGTGCCCTCGCCCTGGACCCAGGTGCTGAAGGATATCGACAGCGGCGAATATGACGCGGTGGTGGGCGGCATCTGGGTGCCCGCCATCTACAACAACCGCCTGGGCCGAAAATACAGAGCTTTCGCCAAAGTCGCTTCGCGCTGTCCGCTGGTGCTCATGGCGAGACGGCCGGCCAAGAGCTTCCGGTGGCAGGATCTTGAAAACCGAGTGGTGCTGGTCAGCGGCGGCAACGGCGCAAGCCCCGGGCTGTTTCTTAAGGGGATTGCGGCGGAAGGCGGCGCCGATGTGAGGAAGATTGAATTCGTGCACGACTTCACGGCGGCCATGCATTTTGAGCTGTTCCAGGGCGGCATGGGGGATTACGTGCTGCTCAAAAGCGATCTTGCCGCGGAGCTCGCGGCGCTGGGCAGGGGCTATGTGGCGGCGGATCTGGCTGTCATGGGCGGACCGGTGCCCTGGAGCGTATACTACGGCATAAACGCGAACGGCGAACTCGCCGGACGGTTCACCCTGGCCCTCAAGAGGGCGACCGCCTGGCTTTTGCAGCACGAGGGCAGGGACTGTGAAGAGATTCTGAGGCGAAACTGGCCGAAGGTGGCGCCTCAGGACGGTATTGAGGTGGTGGACGCCTACCGGCGGTGCGGCATGTGGGATGCCACGGTGGACATCAAAAAGGATGAACTGGACCGCTGGCAAGGATTCCTGGTCCAGGGCCGCGTGATCGACCGGCCCCTGGCCTACGGCGAGCTGGTGGATTCGGGGGCCTGCCGATATGCCGAGGACCGGCTGCAAAAGGCTTAGACGAAAAAAGGTCCCCCGAAAGGGGGACCTTAATTTTTGAGATGTCAGCGGGGCGGGAGGCCGGAAGGAGCGCCTTCAACGCCGGAAGCGCCCAGATAGGCGGCGAAGCGTTCAAGGGCTTCCTCCACCGCTCGGCACAGGGCGGGCGTAAGCCGAACATCGGGCTCCCACCACCAGTTCTTGATGCAAAGGGGGTCCGTGCCCCGATGGTGGTCCGGTTCGAAGCGGGCTACCAGCTTGTCCCGGTACAGCACGGGCAGCACGTAGTAACCGTATTTCCGTTTGGCGGCGGGCACGTATACCTCCCAGGTGTAGTCAAAATGAAAGAGTCTGGCGATCATATCCCGGTCCCAAAGAAGGTTGTCCAGGGGCCCGAGAAAGATTGCTTTTCTGCCTGGCTGGGGCCGGCTTTCCATGAGGGGCAGGGATTCGGCCTGCATATAGAAGGGCTCCTTGAATCCCTCCACGTTCACGGCCAATACCTCGCCAAGATCCATCAGTTCCGCGAGGGCCCTGTCGCGCACGGCCCGGTTTTCAAGGAATTCGCCCAGCCATCCGCCGGTATTTTTGTTCCGAAGAAGCCCGACGCTGCCGATCCGCCGTTTCACATACCAGCGCAGAAAGGCGCCCTCATCGGGGAAGGGATCGGGCGCGGCGAAGAGCTCCGGCGGCAGCAGATGCTCCATTCGGTCATAGATCTTTTGACCGCCTTTTTTGGCGTATACGCCGAGTTCTCCGGTATGAAACAGGTAGTCCATGGCAGCGCCGGCCAGATCCCGGGGGCCGCCCCGATGCTTGGGCGCCGAACCCACCCTGAGCTGGGTGGAGGCGGCGGGTCCATTCTCCTTGATGAAGTTCTTGACCAGATCCAGATATTCCAGGGCTCTGTCCGTGCCCCGCCATTTGAGGACGTTTTGCATCTGTATCGCCCGGGCCGCCCGAACCCGGGCCATGGCGGGCCAGTCGGATACGGGATAGATCGACATCATCTTGTCCCAGCCGTCCATGAGTAGCCGGTCCTTGTAGAGAAGATCGCTTAGCATGGCGCGGCGGTATCCGGGAATGCGGGCCGCAAGCACAAGATCGGCGTTCCGCCCCACCACATCCAAGGGATCGTACTGGATAGAGCCCACGCGTTCAAGGCAGTGCAGAATTCCGGATTTGCCCCGGAAGGGCGTGCCGGAGAGCCCCTGATGGGCGATGAGGAATCTTCGGGCTTCAGCAGCGGTGATGTCCATAGCATATCTCCTTTTTTTTGTTTCATTATACAGGAGGCGCTGGGGAAAGACCACAGGCATTTTGCCCGGGGCCGCACATATAGTAGCCTTGGGAGGGGAAGTATGAGCGGATTGAAACGGTCTTGTCTGGTTTTGTGGATGGCGGCGCTGGTGATTCTGGGCGGCCCCATGGGGGAGCCCATGCGGGCGGCGGAGGCGGATAAGGTCCGGTGGATCGCCCTGAAGGACGCAGGGGCGCCCGAATCGCCGGCTTTGCCTGCGGCCGCATCGGAACTGGAAGCGCCGGCATCGCCGGACACGGCTGCGGAGCAGCCGGCGGCTCCCGAAGTTTCGCCGGCGGTCAGCATGGAGGATCTTGACACCGCCAAGGAAGGCTGGGGCCAGGGCCTCGAACTGGACGATAAAAACCGGCCGGTAAAGGCCCTGGACTATCAGGAAAGATACGGTGAGCTGGGCGGGCTGTTCATCGGAGCGGGCAAGAGCGTCTATCTCACCTTTGACGAGGGCTATGAGAACGGTTATACCGCGTCCATCCTGGATACGCTGAAGAAAAAGGGCGTTCGGGCCACCTTCTTTGTGACCCATGACTATGTGAAGCGAAATCCCGAACTGGTCCGGCGGATCATTGACGAAGGCCATATTCTCGGCAATCACAGCTGGAGCCATCCCTCCATGCCGGAGATCTCCGAAGCGGAGGCCGCGCTGGAGATCACAAAACTTCATGACGAGGTGCTGGAGGGCTTTGGGGTGTCCATGAGCCTCTTCCGCCCGCCCATGGGCGAATTCTCTCAAAAGACGCTGGCCCTTGCCCAATCCTTGGGGTACCGGAGCGCCTTTTGGAGCTACGCCTACCGGGACTGGGACCCGGAGAATCAGATGGGACGGGAAGCCGCCTACGGCAAGGTGACGGGCGCCATTCATCCCGGCGCTATTTTCCTTTTGCATGCCGTTTCAAAGGACAATGCGGAGCTCCTTGGGGATTTTATCGATGAGGTGCGCAGCCGCGGCTGCGAGGTGCTGCCGCTGGAATAGGAAAAAGCGCCGGTTCGGCGCTTTTTCAGGGGACGCTGGAGACCATAATGGACAGCTCCCGGTTCTTGCCGTCATAGACCAAATTGACGGACAGGCCGTCCCTGACCAATGTGGCGAGGCCGTCCCGTTCGATCATCTCATCGGCAGATTTTTCGCCCATGAGATCAGCCAGAGAATTGACGTATCCATCGGCTCTTAAAAGATTCACATAGTCCAGGTATTCCTTCTCCGCGACACCCTTCAGCACGATATGATGGGCGCCCAGCAGCTCAAGCGGGGCGCTTTCATAGCCGCTTTTCAGTTCGCCGCCCAAATCATAGCGGGGCACCCGGCGAAAGAGTGCATGCTCATTCCACCACGGCACCGGGCCTCCAGCGGTGATTTCCGCTCTGCCGGCAGCCGAAGGAATGGGGGTTTCCAGAACCCCGTCGACTTGTGATGATGGGATGAAATAGCACCCGCCAAGACACAGGATTAAAGCGAGCGTGAATGCCGCAATCCACAGCTTCATCCAAGGCGCCTCCTTCCCAAACTGCCAGTGGGGAAGGAAACCGCCATGCCGGATATTCTGAGTGAAGCCGGCTCAATAACCCAGTTCTTCGTCAATAAGATAGACGAGAACCGGATGGCTGGTGGGCGCACCCTCCATGATGACGGTCACATTGCACATGCGGGCGGGGCCTTGGCACTGGGTGCATTCGCCGCTCTTGGCGCAGGGCGTCGCAAGGCCGAGCCGGCGTGCGTTCAGGGGGCAGGCCACCGTGTTGATGCGCTGCATGGCGGCCGGCACATCCTTGGCCAGCTTGTTTTTCCCCACCAGGAAGATCACTTTGCCGGTACCAAAGATGGAGGCCGCGATGCGGTTGCCCGTGCCGTCGGTGTTGAGAATCATGCCGTCCTCGGTGATGGCGTTGCAGCTAAGCAGATAACCGTCGGAAAGAAGAGCCTTTTGGCGGGCCGCATCCATCTCCTCTTTGGGCACCTTCCAGTGCCAGTAAACCTCGTGCCCTGCGTCCTTGAGGGCGTCATACAGCCCCAGTTTCTCCACCGTCATGGAGCCGCCGATTCCCACGCTCCCGCATCCGGCGAGCTCCTCCAGCGCAGCCTTGGCCGCCGCTGATCCGTTTTCAAAGCATCGAACCGTGTAATGCCTTTTCTCCAGCTCCGCTGAAAGATTTTCCATCCACTTCATATCGCTGCCTCCTATCCAAATAACCTTTACTCTTATATTTCTCCCGCGGAGGGCCAATCCCTGCCGGCCTGTCCCGATTTCCGGTTGGTAAGCAGCGTTTTATCTGATATAATAACAAAGAATACCTAAGTTTGGATGGTGAAAGATGAATCATTCGCAGCGGCAGAAGAGAATTCGCAATTTCTGCATCATTGCCCATATCGACCATGGCAAATCCACGCTGGCCGACCGGCTGCTGGAAAAAACGGGGGTGCTCTCCGCCCGGGAGCTGGACGACCAGGTGCTGGACACCATGGAGCTGGAGCGGGAGCGGGGCATCACGATCAAGGCCCAGGCGGTCAGAATGCCCTACCGGGCAAAGGATGGGGAGGAGTATGAACTCAACCTCATCGATACCCCCGGGCATGTGGACTTCTCCTATGAGGTTTCCCGCAGCCTTGCGGCCTGTGAGGGCGCAATCCTGGTGGTGGACGCCAGCCAGGGCATCGAGGCGCAGACCCTGGCAAACGTGTACATGGCCCTCGAGCATGATCTTGAGATCGTGCCGGTGATCAACAAGATCGACCTTCCCAGCGCCCGGCCGGAGGAGGTCCGCCAGGAGATCGAGGACGTGATCGGCCTTGATGCTTCCTATGCGCCCTTGGTGTCGGCCAAGACCGGCGTGGGCATTGAAGACGTGCTGGAGGCGGTGGTGGAGCATATCCCGCCGCCGGTGGGGGACGAAACCGCGCCCCTCAAGGCGCTGATCTTCGACTCCTATTACGATTCCTATAAAGGGGCCATCAGCTTCGTTCGGATCATGGAAGGTTCGGTGAAGGAGGGCCTTGATATCCGCATGATGTCCTCGGGCAGGGAGTATCCCGTCACCGAGGTGGGGGTCTTCAGGCCCGGGCTCACGCCCATCGGCACGCTGGCGGCGGGGGATGTGGGCTACGTGGCGGCGTCCATCAAAAACGTGGCGGATACCCGGGTGGGCGACACCATCACCGCGGTGGAAAACCCCGCGGCCGAGCCCCTGCCCGGCTACAAGAAGGTGAACCCCATGGTGTACTGCGGCATCTATCCCGCCGACGGTGCGGATTATGAGGACCTTCGGGACGCCATGGAAAAGCTGCAGCTGAACGACGCTTCCCTCATGTACGAGCCAGAGGTTTCCACGGCCCTTGGCTTTGGGTTCCGGTGCGGCTTTTTGGGCCTTTTGCACATGGAGATCATCCAGGAGCGGCTGGAGCGGGAGTTCGACCTCGATCTTGTCACCACAGCGCCCAGCGTGGTTTACAAGGTCATCAGGACAAACGGCGAGATGGTGCTGATCGACAACCCGGCGAA is a genomic window containing:
- a CDS encoding polysaccharide deacetylase family protein → MSGLKRSCLVLWMAALVILGGPMGEPMRAAEADKVRWIALKDAGAPESPALPAAASELEAPASPDTAAEQPAAPEVSPAVSMEDLDTAKEGWGQGLELDDKNRPVKALDYQERYGELGGLFIGAGKSVYLTFDEGYENGYTASILDTLKKKGVRATFFVTHDYVKRNPELVRRIIDEGHILGNHSWSHPSMPEISEAEAALEITKLHDEVLEGFGVSMSLFRPPMGEFSQKTLALAQSLGYRSAFWSYAYRDWDPENQMGREAAYGKVTGAIHPGAIFLLHAVSKDNAELLGDFIDEVRSRGCEVLPLE
- a CDS encoding lactate utilization protein, with product MKWMENLSAELEKRHYTVRCFENGSAAAKAALEELAGCGSVGIGGSMTVEKLGLYDALKDAGHEVYWHWKVPKEEMDAARQKALLSDGYLLSCNAITEDGMILNTDGTGNRIAASIFGTGKVIFLVGKNKLAKDVPAAMQRINTVACPLNARRLGLATPCAKSGECTQCQGPARMCNVTVIMEGAPTSHPVLVYLIDEELGY
- a CDS encoding ABC transporter substrate-binding protein, which translates into the protein MDEFRISATGVSINYMPQYLAEELGYFRDVDLSVSSYVPSPWTQVLKDIDSGEYDAVVGGIWVPAIYNNRLGRKYRAFAKVASRCPLVLMARRPAKSFRWQDLENRVVLVSGGNGASPGLFLKGIAAEGGADVRKIEFVHDFTAAMHFELFQGGMGDYVLLKSDLAAELAALGRGYVAADLAVMGGPVPWSVYYGINANGELAGRFTLALKRATAWLLQHEGRDCEEILRRNWPKVAPQDGIEVVDAYRRCGMWDATVDIKKDELDRWQGFLVQGRVIDRPLAYGELVDSGACRYAEDRLQKA
- a CDS encoding polyphosphate polymerase domain-containing protein → MSDLYVFKRYEKKYLISTAQHRALVKAISPAMTADEFGLHAICNLYFDTDGFDLIRTSIEKPVYKEKLRLRSYGVPGPDDRVFLEIKKKFKKIVYKRRAPLTLRELEGYLAYGLHPAGGGQVMREIDWFMARYRPYPRAYIAYDRIAYLGSSDPNLRITFDHDIRFRASQLDLARGDWGSPVLQKDQVLMEIKIPGSMPLWLNHILTDLAIFPTSFSKYGTCYQKFLIREGSDSLCLTAS
- a CDS encoding carbohydrate-binding domain-containing protein produces the protein MKLRYGALALILSGALVLSGCSGDAASPGATGGTGASGGTAGASSGAGQSVQSTDGVTEVAVLAAAADGEDLDASYDGGASIILEGGSAKTDAVGVAVSGSTVTIGVSGIYILSGTLDDGQIIVDAGSEDTVRLVLSGVRIGCSTSAPIYCKKADKLIVTLAEGTENVLTDGESYAYAEGEDEPDACLFSKDDLTLNGSGSLTVTGSFGNGIGTKDDLVITGGTYAITAAGDGLRGRDGVIITGGIFDITCGNDGIKSNNNEDGEKGWISLEGGSFSITADHDAVQAETQLQVSGGDFTFITGGGSANASTDANGDPRAEWGRWGEADGAETEDGASDSAKGLKAGTALLITGGTFALDTSDDCLHCNGNVTLSGGAYTLASGDDGVHADGDLIIKGGELTLTQSYEGLEGCTLTILGGTMDITARDDGLNSAGGSDTADENRMGQNSFASNDNNFIRIAGGELCIDASGDGIDSNGGLYFEGGTVLVEGPTDDGNGALDYAGACTVSGGILIAAGSAGMVQAPGADSAQPVLMVTYTENQAAGTPIRLTCGSEEIASFTPEKVYRSVIISAPEMEDGGTYTLYAGDRELTSLTLSGAVTSISSDGSAAGGGMGGNAIPQMPGGGMGGGRQGGFGGGAMPEMPEGALPEDGTLPEMPEGMTPPEGANGVLPESGLEGTT
- a CDS encoding winged helix-turn-helix domain-containing protein, with amino-acid sequence MDITAAEARRFLIAHQGLSGTPFRGKSGILHCLERVGSIQYDPLDVVGRNADLVLAARIPGYRRAMLSDLLYKDRLLMDGWDKMMSIYPVSDWPAMARVRAARAIQMQNVLKWRGTDRALEYLDLVKNFIKENGPAASTQLRVGSAPKHRGGPRDLAGAAMDYLFHTGELGVYAKKGGQKIYDRMEHLLPPELFAAPDPFPDEGAFLRWYVKRRIGSVGLLRNKNTGGWLGEFLENRAVRDRALAELMDLGEVLAVNVEGFKEPFYMQAESLPLMESRPQPGRKAIFLGPLDNLLWDRDMIARLFHFDYTWEVYVPAAKRKYGYYVLPVLYRDKLVARFEPDHHRGTDPLCIKNWWWEPDVRLTPALCRAVEEALERFAAYLGASGVEGAPSGLPPR
- the lepA gene encoding translation elongation factor 4 translates to MNHSQRQKRIRNFCIIAHIDHGKSTLADRLLEKTGVLSARELDDQVLDTMELERERGITIKAQAVRMPYRAKDGEEYELNLIDTPGHVDFSYEVSRSLAACEGAILVVDASQGIEAQTLANVYMALEHDLEIVPVINKIDLPSARPEEVRQEIEDVIGLDASYAPLVSAKTGVGIEDVLEAVVEHIPPPVGDETAPLKALIFDSYYDSYKGAISFVRIMEGSVKEGLDIRMMSSGREYPVTEVGVFRPGLTPIGTLAAGDVGYVAASIKNVADTRVGDTITAVENPAAEPLPGYKKVNPMVYCGIYPADGADYEDLRDAMEKLQLNDASLMYEPEVSTALGFGFRCGFLGLLHMEIIQERLEREFDLDLVTTAPSVVYKVIRTNGEMVLIDNPANLPNPAEIEHMEEPMVRAEIMAPPDSVGTIMELCQQKRGIYEDMTYIETNRVTIRYRMPLNEIIYDFFDSLKSRTKGYASFDYELIGYERSELVKLDILLNGEICDALSIIVHKDRAYPRGRAIAEKLKDVIPRQMFEIPIQAAVGGKIIARETVKAMRKDVLAKCYGGDITRKKKLLEKQKEGKKRMRQVGTVQIPSEAFMSVLKMD
- a CDS encoding DUF4956 domain-containing protein, whose protein sequence is MLNSILNNTAATSVTLPSLLLCILASLVLGVGIALIYMYKNVYSKNFVITLALLPAMVQIVIMLVNGNLGTGIAVMGAFSLVRFRSVPGSAREIGSIFFAMAVGLATGMGYLGIAFLFLVIVGLMTVLLVSIRFGEPRRREKELKITIPENLDYTGIFDDLFEKYTKSAELIRVRTTSMGSLYELSYHITLRKEGIEKEFIDEIRCRNGNLNIACGRAPVNRDEL
- a CDS encoding response regulator transcription factor; amino-acid sequence: MRVLIVEDEVRLADALSQIMSEQKYAVDTVYNGTDGLDYGLGGQYDVIVLDVMLPGKDGFAVVRALREAQVATPVLLLTAKDETTDKVAGLDCGADDYMTKPFAPEELLARIRALSRRQGEVALEKLQFDDLTLNLSTYALERAGRSVHLGFKEFEVLRILMLNPSKVVPKEELITKVWGMESGAEDNNVEAYISFLRKKFFFLGSRVGIGTVRKVGYRLEAEDDS
- a CDS encoding sensor histidine kinase, which gives rise to MIHKLRRKFVLINMALVTLVLVIVFAVLCFSSYQRLEKESCDAMERVLLFGGTPPKMELGNRKPDDFLTRVPVFWAVTDGEGTFLASGGDNVEVDEEIARKAAKAALDGGEDEGILWGMRLRYMVQENGSLKRIAFADMEDELESLASLIGTSLLVGLGGLAAFFFISLFLSNLALRPVQRAWEQQRQFVADASHELKTPLTVILANTDILMAHREDTVERQIKWVENTKEEARRMKTLVDDMLFLAKSDAKRPTEIGGTISLSDTVWSALLPFESVAYEEGVELMSDIGGRVMCAGDENQLRQLTAILLDNALKYAGRGGKVWVSLRRDGERARLTVTNTGAEIAPEHLEHVFERFYREDSSRARAKGGYGLGLAIAKRIVDNHRGRIWAESGEGRTTFTVLV